In Cucurbita pepo subsp. pepo cultivar mu-cu-16 chromosome LG04, ASM280686v2, whole genome shotgun sequence, the following are encoded in one genomic region:
- the LOC111793707 gene encoding myb-related protein 306-like has translation MGRPPCCDKQGVKKGPWTPEEDIVLVSYIQEHGPGNWRAVPANTGLLRCSKSCRLRWTNYLRPGIKRGNFTHHEEKMIIHLQALLGNRWAAIASYLPQRTDNDIKNHWNTYLKKKLNNHHHHHHPSPATDLSAAGGGDARGQWERRLQTDIQMAKQALSDALSPETTKPPPPPPPKPVDPKTPHHQIPTYASSADNIARWLKEWNKNSPGNSRRRSSSPPAMESGNFGGEHGGGIKEVGLSESIESFLGFDSFESSNSDLSPETSVFQGESETDESEELLPMELLEKWLHEDSKDYYFSDIIADEKLKCDLL, from the exons ATGGGTCGCCCTCCTTGCTGTGACAAACAAGGCGTCAAGAAAGGCCCTTGGACTCCCGAAGAAGACATCGTTTTAGTCTCTTACATTCAAGAACATGGCCCAGGCAATTGGAGGGCTGTGCCTGCCAATACTG ggTTGCTTCGATGTAGTAAGAGTTGCAGGCTTCGATGGACCAATTATCTTCGCCCCGGGATTAAGAGAGGTAATTTCACTCATCATGAAGAGAAGATGATTATCCATCTTCAAGCTCTTCTTGGAAACAG ATGGGCCGCCATAGCTTCCTACCTTCCACAAAGGACAGACAATGACATTAAAAACCACTGGAACACTTACCTCaagaagaaactcaacaaccaccaccaccaccaccacccatCTCCGGCCACCGATCTATCTGCCGCCGGCGGAGGTGATGCGAGAGGCCAGTGGGAGAGACGCCTCCAAACCGACATCCAAATGGCCAAACAAGCCCTCTCCGACGCCCTCTCACCGGAAACCACTaaaccaccgccgccgccgccgccgaaaCCGGTGGATCCCAAAACACCCCATCACCAAATTCCGACGTATGCGTCCAGCGCTGATAACATAGCACGATGGCTGAAGGAGTGGAACAAAAATTCACCGGGGAATAGTCGTCGGCGGTCGAGCTCACCGCCGGCCATGGAGTCTGGAAACTTCGGCGGCGAGCATGGCGGAGGAATTAAAGAGGTGGGTTTATCAGAATCGATTGAATCATTTCTGGGTTTTGATTCATTTGAGTCGTCGAATTCGGATTTGTCGCCGGAGACGAGCGTTTTTCAAGGGGAAAGTGAAACGGATGAAAGTGAAGAATTATTGCCGATGGAATTGCTTGAGAAATGGCTTCATGAAGATTCCAAAGATTATTACTTTAGTGATATAATTGCAGATGAAAAGTTAAAGTGTGATCTTTTATGa